The region ATTGTCGCTGATGAGTGTGTTGCTGCACTGGATGTCTCCATTCAAGGGCAGATCATCAATCTGCTGATGTCCCTGCGCGAAAAAATGGGGCTGACTATTCTGTTTATTGCCCATGATCTGGCCATTGTCCGCCGTTTGTGCGATCGCGTGGCTGTGATGTATCTCGGCCGTATTGTAGAAGAAGGTTCGGTTGAAGCTGTTTTCAGTCAACCTCAACACCCGTATACCGCCGCATTAATTGCGGCAATTCCTGAAATCGATCCTGACCAGATATTGCCGGAAAACGCATTGAATGGGGAGCCCCCAAGCCCTGTTGCACTGCCTTCCGGTTGTCCGTTTCACCCCCGCTGTCCGGTTGCGCAAACGCAGTGCCGTAGTGGGAATGTTCCTGAAACCCGGCATATTGCCGATCATACCTACGCCTGTGTGCTTAATCGCAAGGATGGCGAAAGTGTTAATTCGTTAACTGAGGAGTTATGGAATGAAGCAAAAAACATATAGAACAGCAGTCAGTGGTTTGCTGTTAGCATTATGTCTGGCCAGTGAAGCAGCACAAGCTTCGGGTGTGTTGAGTATTGGCCGCCGGGACGACAGCACGACATTTGATCCCATCAAATCGGCACAGAATGCCGATAACTGGGTATTCTCGAATGTTTTTGATCCACTGATCCGTGTGGATAAAACCGGCACCAAACTGGAGCCTGGTCTGGCAGAGAGCTGGACTATATCAAACGATGGCAAAACTTACACCTTGAAGATCCGTGATACGAAATTCTCTGACGGCACACCAGTCACCGCCAGCGATGCAGCGTTCAGTTTATTGCGTATCCGTGATAATGCCGGCTCACTGTGGCGTGACTCCTACAGCATTATCGCCAATGCAGAAGCGAAAGATCCGCATACGCTCGTTATTACATTGAAATCACCATCTGCACCATTCCTGTCACAACTGGCACTGCCTAATGCATCAGTTATTTCAGAAAAAGCTGTAAAAACGGAAGGTGAAGATGAGTTTGCTGAAAAACCGATTGGTTCTGGTGCGTTCCGTGTTAAAGAGTGGGTGCGCGGGGAAAAAATCACACTCGTTAAAAATCCCTATTTCTGGCAGGCCGATAGAGTCAAACTGGATGGCGTAGACTGGTTTACGATCCCAGATGACAATACACGCATGCTGAAAGTGCAGGCCGGAGAGCTGGATGCGGCGTTGAATGTACCATTTTCCCGCATTTCATCATTGCAGAAAGATACTGATCTCACTGTGGAACTGAACCCGTCGACACGTGAAGACCATCTGCTGATCAACCATTCACACGGCGCACTGGGTAAAGTTGAAGTGCGTCAGGCGCTGGATTTCGCTATTGATAAAGATGCGATCGTAAAAACTGTAACCTTTGGTTATGGTCAGGTAGCTAACTCTTATATTCCAACCGGCGCTTTGTTTCATTATGCCGATAATCTGCGTCGTTCTTACGATCCGGAAAAAGCCCGGAAAATGCTGGCTGACGCCGGCGCTTCTGATTTAACGCTGAAATATATTGTGAATGCCGGTGATGAAGCGGATGAACAGATCGCCGTTTTACTGCAGCAACAACTGTCTAAAGCGGGTGTGAAGCTTGATCTACAGAAGGTCGATCCGAGTCAGAGCTGGGATATGTTAGTGTCGGGTGATTACGATATCTCTGTAATGTACTGGACCAATGACATTCTCGACCCTGATCAAAAAACCACTTTCACATTAGGTCACGATGCCAATCAGAACTACATGACGCGCTATCATAACGATAAGGTCAAAGCGTTAGTGAGTGCTGCCCGTGTTGAAATGGACCCCAAAAAACGTGAGCAGATGTATATTGATTTGCAGAAGATGGCCAAAGCCGACGTGAACTGGATCGATCTGTATTACAGCCCGTACCGCAACGTTAGCCGTAAAAACATCAAAGATTTTTATCAAAATCCATTAGGTCGCTTCTTCCTCGAAGATACGGTAAAAGAGTAACGACGAAAGTCGTAATGAAGAACAGCCCTGAGCGGGCTGTTCTTTGGTATGGGTGTTGGAAATAAACGTTACTCTTTTACCAAAACTGCACCGCCCAGCAAATCTTCATCATCAGCGGCTGGTTCGGTCAATTCACCTTCCAGCTTCGCAACCACAGAAGAAGCAATCGCATTGCCGATGACGTTAGTGGCGGAACGCGCCATATCCAGGAAATGATCCACACCCAAGAGCAGCAATAAACCGGCTTCAGGAATATGGAACTGTGCCATGGCTGCTGCGATAACTACTAATGATGCACGCGGTACACCAGCCATACCTTTCGAGGTTACCATCAGCAACAACAGCATGGTGATCTGCTGTGAAATGCTAATTTCCATACCGTAAGCTTGGGCAATAAACATAGTGGCGAATGTGCAATACATCATGGAGCCATCTAAGTTAAATGAATAACCCACAGGTAATACAAAACTGGAAATTTTTTCTGAACAGCCGAAGCGTTTTAAGCCCTGCAATGTTTTTGGATAAGCGGCTTCTGAACTGGCAGTAGAAAAAGCCAGTAAAATCGGTTCACGAATGAATTTCGGCAAACCTAACACTCGACGGCCAAGAAATAGACTGCCCATCAGTAATAATAAAGCCCATAAGATCAGAATTGAGCCATACACTTCACCAACGAAAGTGCCATACGTCAGCAAAATTCCTAAACCTTGTTTCGCAATCAACGCAGTAATGGCACCAAAAACAGCAAATGGCGCGAAATTCATTACATAACCAGTTACTTTCAACATGATGTTAGCAATACTTTCCATCACATTAACCACTGGTTTCGCTTTATCGCCCAGACCAGCTGCGGCAACACCAAAAAACAAAGAGAAGATCACTAATTGTAGGATCTCATTGGTGGCCATCGCCTCTACCACACTTTTGGGGATGGCGTGGGTGACAAAGTCTTTCAGTGTAATTGCTGTTGCACTGATACCTGATTTTGCAGCAACATCGGGTAATGGCAAATTCAAACCAACACCTGGTTGTAGCAAATTCACCATCACCAAACCTAATGCCAGTGAAACCAGTGATGCTGTCATGAACCAAGCCATCGCTTTAATACCCACACGGCCTACGGTTTGGCTATCGCCCATTTTAGCAATGCCCACGACCAGCGTAGAAAATACTAATGGCGCAATAATCATTTTGATCAGACGTAAAAAAATGTCAGTTAAAATCGATATATTGGATGCAAATTCAGTCACAGCCGCGGGATCTGCCACATTTGAACGGTACAGATGACCGGTGAGAATACCCACTAACATACTGATCAGAATCATGGCTGTCAGTTTATTCATTTTCATTATGGTTTTATTCCTAAGTAGATGGATCTTATAGACATCCGGTCCATTGCATTCCTCCATGAGGCACCACTAAAGATGCATAAATATCCAGACACAGAAATACACTCCATAGGCAAGAAAGCCGAAGGCAAGAAGTGCTATATCTTGATATTGGAGTAAATTTACTACAAAACGACCTATTTTTGCAGATTTAGTGTCCTTTAAATCTAAAAAAGGAAGATTGTTTAGATGA is a window of uncultured Tolumonas sp. DNA encoding:
- a CDS encoding ABC transporter substrate-binding protein, coding for MKQKTYRTAVSGLLLALCLASEAAQASGVLSIGRRDDSTTFDPIKSAQNADNWVFSNVFDPLIRVDKTGTKLEPGLAESWTISNDGKTYTLKIRDTKFSDGTPVTASDAAFSLLRIRDNAGSLWRDSYSIIANAEAKDPHTLVITLKSPSAPFLSQLALPNASVISEKAVKTEGEDEFAEKPIGSGAFRVKEWVRGEKITLVKNPYFWQADRVKLDGVDWFTIPDDNTRMLKVQAGELDAALNVPFSRISSLQKDTDLTVELNPSTREDHLLINHSHGALGKVEVRQALDFAIDKDAIVKTVTFGYGQVANSYIPTGALFHYADNLRRSYDPEKARKMLADAGASDLTLKYIVNAGDEADEQIAVLLQQQLSKAGVKLDLQKVDPSQSWDMLVSGDYDISVMYWTNDILDPDQKTTFTLGHDANQNYMTRYHNDKVKALVSAARVEMDPKKREQMYIDLQKMAKADVNWIDLYYSPYRNVSRKNIKDFYQNPLGRFFLEDTVKE
- a CDS encoding dicarboxylate/amino acid:cation symporter — encoded protein: MKMNKLTAMILISMLVGILTGHLYRSNVADPAAVTEFASNISILTDIFLRLIKMIIAPLVFSTLVVGIAKMGDSQTVGRVGIKAMAWFMTASLVSLALGLVMVNLLQPGVGLNLPLPDVAAKSGISATAITLKDFVTHAIPKSVVEAMATNEILQLVIFSLFFGVAAAGLGDKAKPVVNVMESIANIMLKVTGYVMNFAPFAVFGAITALIAKQGLGILLTYGTFVGEVYGSILILWALLLLMGSLFLGRRVLGLPKFIREPILLAFSTASSEAAYPKTLQGLKRFGCSEKISSFVLPVGYSFNLDGSMMYCTFATMFIAQAYGMEISISQQITMLLLLMVTSKGMAGVPRASLVVIAAAMAQFHIPEAGLLLLLGVDHFLDMARSATNVIGNAIASSVVAKLEGELTEPAADDEDLLGGAVLVKE